CCAACTGGTTGTTCTTTGACTACGGTGATTATCCATTTTTCGCAATTAATATTGCTGATATCCGAGGTGTCTTTGATTACGGTGCCATCGTTCTGCTTTTTATCGCTCCCGCTGTATCCATGCGATTGATAGCAGAAGAAAAGCATAAGGACACTCTGGAATTATTGGTGACGATGCCTATTACTGATATGCAGATCATTCTTGGAAAGTATTTATCAACACTGGCGATCTTTGCCCTCATTTTAGCTGGCACTCTAGTAGCTCCCATTTCCATCTCTTTTGTGGGGGATCTGGATATCGGCATAGTTATCTCCAGTTACGTCGGCTTTTTCTTTCTGGGTGCCACCTACCTGGCCATAGGACTGGCCGCCAGTAGTTTCACCCGAAATCAGATCATTGCCTATATCATGGGCATCCTCATTATTGCCGTATTCTTTCTCATGAATGGTATGGCCAGTGGGTCTGGTCTGTTAGCAACGCTTCTGGAGCATCTTAGCGTTCGCTTTCATTATCAGAATTTTTTCCGGGGTGTTCTGGATACTCGAGATATCTTGTATTTTGGATCGATGATCTTTGTCTCACTGTTGATCAGCAGCACGGCTCTGGCCAGTCGCAAGCACATATAGTGGAGATGACGATGAATTCAAAAAATACCTTGACCTTTGCATTAATTGTGATCGGTGTTGTTTTTGTGCTCAACCTTTTTGCTCAAAACTTCTTTTTTCGCTTCGACCTGACAGAGAACCAACGCTATTCTATCAGCGATGTCACCCGTGATATCCTGGCGGATATTGATGAACCGATCACTGTTAAAGTGTTTTACTCCGAAAACTTCCCCCGCCAGCTGATCTCTGTAAAACAATATGTACTTGATATGCTGAATGAATACCGGGCTTACGCCGGATCAGGCTTGGAGTATGAATTTATTTCTATCTCAGGTGAAGATCAGGAGATGGAACAGGAAGCCATGAGCTATGGCATTCAACCCGTTCAGGCAAATATCACAGAAAGTGATGAGATCAAGGTACAGCGGATATACCTGGGAATTGTCTTTCTCTATGGTGATCAAAAAGAGGTCATCCCTTTTGCTCAGCAGATCGAACAACTTGAATACGATATGACAGGTGCCATTAAAAAGCTCAGTCAGGGAAGCTTACCCAAAGTGGGCTGGTTAACCGGTCACGGTGAACAGGGGCTGGGTGAAGAAGGCGTTGCCCGTGCTGTGGGTGAGATTCAGAAGAACTATGAACTCGTTGAGATCGGTCTTCATTCCGAAGATCAGATTCCTCAGGACATTAATACCGTTATTCTGGCAGGCACCAACACTGTTTTTGAAGATCAGGATCTCTACAAATTAGATCAGTATCTGTTACGGGGTGGTCGGATTGGTGTTTTTCTGAACACCAAGATCATTGATATGCAAAATCAATACCTCCCGGTTCAGGAAAATGGCAGTAACATATTTGCCTTCTTGGAACACTTCGGCGTTCAATATGGTCGGCAGCTTCTCCAGGATAAAGCCTGTTACCAGGTGCAGGCCATGCAAAATCTTGGATTCATGCAAATTCCTGTAGCAGTGGATTATCCCTTTGCACCCCGCATTTCAAATCTTGCTGATGAAAGTCCCATCGTAAATCGCCTCAATGAACTGGGTTTCTTTTTTGTAAATGAGCTATTACCATCTGGCGATACTACCAGAATAAACTTTTCTGAACTGATGTTGACCTCAGAAATGACAGG
This region of Candidatus Neomarinimicrobiota bacterium genomic DNA includes:
- a CDS encoding ABC transporter permease subunit, translating into MTEILAIYKKEMKTYFNSPIAFIVVSSFLVITNWLFFDYGDYPFFAINIADIRGVFDYGAIVLLFIAPAVSMRLIAEEKHKDTLELLVTMPITDMQIILGKYLSTLAIFALILAGTLVAPISISFVGDLDIGIVISSYVGFFFLGATYLAIGLAASSFTRNQIIAYIMGILIIAVFFLMNGMASGSGLLATLLEHLSVRFHYQNFFRGVLDTRDILYFGSMIFVSLLISSTALASRKHI
- a CDS encoding GldG family protein → MNSKNTLTFALIVIGVVFVLNLFAQNFFFRFDLTENQRYSISDVTRDILADIDEPITVKVFYSENFPRQLISVKQYVLDMLNEYRAYAGSGLEYEFISISGEDQEMEQEAMSYGIQPVQANITESDEIKVQRIYLGIVFLYGDQKEVIPFAQQIEQLEYDMTGAIKKLSQGSLPKVGWLTGHGEQGLGEEGVARAVGEIQKNYELVEIGLHSEDQIPQDINTVILAGTNTVFEDQDLYKLDQYLLRGGRIGVFLNTKIIDMQNQYLPVQENGSNIFAFLEHFGVQYGRQLLQDKACYQVQAMQNLGFMQIPVAVDYPFAPRISNLADESPIVNRLNELGFFFVNELLPSGDTTRINFSELMLTSEMTGYAMPDQRTRSINISAAQKVPDYIYREGAKVISAVVEGEYDSWFGATRPDTLSYPEAHLASSVTPTAMVAVGNATFTTQQFMVPTSLTFFLNAVDWLYDQNGLISIRSKNVKPTQLDEMTSGTRQTLKWINILLAPILITILGLIRWFIRNKSKMLAGG